Genomic DNA from Desulfonema ishimotonii:
GGGCTTCCTGATATACTGTTTGAACTCCGTATGCCGGAAGATCTGGTTCAGCTGAACCTGGACCGCCAGCAGATGAAACAGGCGCTGATCAACCTGATCGACAACGCCATTTCGGCCATGAAGCACAGGGGGCACATCACGTTCACGGTGACCCATGATGCGATTCTGAAAATTGTCCGGATGGAGGTGGCCGACGACGGACCCGGCATTTCCGGTGAGGACAAAACCCGGCTTTTTGAACCCTACTTCTCAACCAAAAAGACCGGCATGGGGCTGGGCCTGACGATCGTCAGCTCGATCATCGCTGACCATAACGGCATGATCCGGGTGCAGGACAACCAGCCCCGGGGCACAAAATTTATTATCGAACTGCCGGTGTGAACCGTGCTGATATAAGGAGCTGAACATGTTTCCGACAATTCTGATTATTGACGATGAACCGATGATCCTCCAGTCCCTCAGCGGGCTGCTGTCCGATGAGGGGTTCGAGGTTCTCACAGCAACAAACGGCTATGAAGGCCTGAAGCTGATCGAGACCGAATCTCCCGATCTGGTGTTGCTGGATATATGGATGCCCGGCATTGACGGCATCGAAACCCTGAAGGAGATCAAGAAGTCCAACCCGTTTATCCAGGTGATTATCATCACCGGACACGGCAACGTCGAGACCGCCGTCAGGGCGACCAAGCTGGGCGCGTTCGACATGATCGAAAAACCACTCTCCATCGACAAGGTCATTGTGGACATCAGCAACGCCCTCAATTTCAGGCGGCTGGAGGAGGAAAACCGCTATCTGCGGAAGAAAACCATTGAAAAACACGCCATTGACGGTCACAGCCCGGCCATTTCGGAGCTGAAGCAGCAGATCGCCGTGGTGGCGCCGACCGGTTCATGGGTGCTCATCACCGGCGAGAACGGGGCCGGCAAGGAGCTGGTGGCCCGGAATATCCACCAGTTCAGCCCCCGTGCCGAACAACCCCTCATCGACATCAACTGCGCGGCCATCCCCGATGAACGGCTTGAAAGCGAGCTGTTCGGCCATGAGAAGGGGGCTGTCCCGTGGTCCGAAAACCGGAAGCGGGGACGGTTTGAAATGGCCGACAGGGGCACGCTCCTCCTCGACGAGATCTGCGATATGAGCCTCAGCACCCAGGCCAAGCTGCTGCGGGTGCTTCAGGAGCAGAAGTTCCAGCGCGTGGGCGGCGGCAGGACCATCCGCATAAACGTCCGGGTGATTGCCGCCACCAACCGGGATATCGAAGCTGAAATCGAAAAGGGGAACTTCCGGGAAGATCTCTATTACCGGCTCAATGAAATCCCCATCACCGTGCCGGCCCTGCGGAACCGCCGGGAGGATATCCCGGTACTGGCAAAGGTCTTCCTGGCTAAACGGGCCGGACAATACGGCGGCCCGGCCAAACAGTTCACGGCGGAAGCCCTGGAGATGCTGGGGGCCTATTCCTGGCCGGGAAACGTCCGGGAGCTGAAAAATCTGATCAACCGTCTGGTTCTCATGATCGACAGGGATTCCATCGGGGTTGACGATATTCCGGCCCCCTGCAACCCCGGAGCGGGGGGCGGCGAGCCGGAGCCGATTGTGGAGAAATTGCTGTCCGCAGCGGATCTGAACGGCGCCAGGGCGGCCTTTGAGGCGGAATTTATCCGGCGCAGGCTGGCTGAACACGGCAATGATCCGGAAAAGGCCGCCCGGGTCATGGGCATGTCGCCGGAGGATCTGCTGCGCAAACTCGGAGCCTCAGGGGGTGACAGTGCGCATCATCGGCGGTAAGTTCAGGGGCCGGAAGCTCCATCCGATCCGGGGAATGACCATCCGGCCCACCTCGGACCGGCTGCGGGAAACCCTTTTTAATATTCTGTCCGACCGCGTGCGGGATGCGGTGGTTCTCGATATCTTTGCCGGAACCGGCGCGCTGGGACTTGAAGCCCTGAGCCGGGGGGCCGGATCTGCGGTGTTCATCGACAAATACGGCGGCGCGCTCACGGCCATTGCCCGGAATATCGGGGCCTGTTCCGCTGAGGCACAGACCCGCGTGATCCGGTGGGACGTGTCAAAGAACCTGGGCTGCATCCGCAGCCATCAGCCCCCCTTTGACCTGGTCTTCATGGACCCGCCCTATGACCGGAACCTGATCATGCCCGCCCTGACCCGTCTGGGCGGGGCAGGCGCTCTGGCCCCGGCCGCGCTGATCGTCGTTGAGCACACGCCGGCAGAGCCGGTCCCTGAAGACCTGCCCGGTTTCTCCCTGGCGGATCAAAGAAAATACGGAAAAACCCTTGTGTCATTTCTGAAGTATGATATGAACGCCGTATCAAAAACGGAAGGGTAGTTCTCAATATGACGAAAGTGGCAATTTATCCCGGCTCGTTCGACCCGGTGACAAACGGACATCTGGATATCATCGAAAGGGGGCTGACCCTCTTCGACAAAGTGATCGTCACCATTCTGCGCAACCCGGAAAAAAAAGCGCTGTTCACCGTGGAAGAGCGGATGGAAATGCTGGAAGAAAGCCTGAGGGACGTTCCCAATGTGGAGATTGATTCCTTTCAGGGCCTTCTGGTCGATTACGCTTTTCAGCGCGATGCCGCCGCCATTCTCAGGGGGATGCGGGCGGTATCTGATTTTGAATACGAGTTTCAGATGGCGCTGATGAACCGGAAGCTGGACCGCGATGTCCAGACGGTCTTCCTGATGACCGGTCTCCGGTGGATATTCACCAGCTCCTCCATCATCAAGCAGGCCGCCCAGTTCGGGGGCGATATCGAGGATATGGTCCCACCTATGGTCTGCCGCAATCTCAAAAAAAAATACGGTCTTATTCCGGCGTCTTCATAGTGCCCTGTCTGCATTGAAGCGGCGTGCGGGGGACTCCTGCAAATCCCCGCCGCATGGGAATAAATTCCCATGCTGAAAGAGAACGTGCGCTGAAGCGCACTGACCACTGGACCGGCTCGGACTGGCCGAACGGGAAAACCCTGTTTGAAAACTGCTGTTTTTTCAGGAGCGTGTCTGGAAAGATCCGCAAAGGCGAAATATCAACGCCCGGAATGGGGCTCCGGGGCGCACCTCCGCCGGAATCCTTCGGCCCTGAAAGGACGACAGCATTCCGGATTCACTTTCCAACACGCCCTTTTCAGGGCTTATGAATATTTTTTATTCTGTTCCCGGCGCTTCGCACCGGGCTGTGATATTCCGCCCCTTCGGGGTTTGTGCGTCATGCCTGCGGAAGCAGGCAGCCCGGTAACGGACAGTCTGTCCTGTTTACTGGTAACTGGTAACTGTTCACTGGCAAACTGAAACATGGATCTCTGGCAGCTTCACATATTCTGCAAAGTCGTTGAATTTAAAAGTTTCTCCGGGGCCGGAAAGACGGTTCACCTGTCCCAGCCGACGGTCAGCAGCCACATCAAAGACCTGGAAAACCATTTCGGGTGCCGCCTCATCGACCGCATGGCCAGAGAGGCCATTCCCACCCGGGCCGGAGAACTGCTCTACGGGTACGCCCGGAAGCTGATCGCCCTGCGGGATGAAACCGAGATCGCCATGGCCGAATTTCACGGCAAAATCAAGGGCTGTCTGACCATCGGCGGCAGCACCATCCCCGGCACCTATATCCTGCCCCGCCTTGTGGGGGCTTTTATCGGAAAATATCCCGATGTCACCCTGTCGCTGACCATCGGCGACACAGAGAGAATCACCGGCGATATCCTCTCCGGCCAACTGGAGCTGGGCATTGTGGGGGCGAAAACAAGAGATAAGAAAATCCTGCAGGAAGCGCTGATCGCCGATGAAATGTTCCTGGTGGTCCCGGCAGATCATCCGTGGGCCAAAAGAAAATCCGTGACACCCGACATGCTCCTGAAAGAGCCGTTTATCATCCGTGAGGCGGGATCGGGAACCCTGAAATCCATTCAGGAAAACCTGGAAAAATCCGGCTGTGATATTGACGACCTGAACGTCATCGCTGAAATGGGCAGCACCGGGGCGGTGATTCAGGGCATCAGAAACCGCGTGGGCATCTCCATCCTCTCCGGCATAGCGGTGGCCGAGGAGGCCGCAGCCGGAACCCTGACCGCACTGAGCGTTGAGGGCCTCAGTCTGAAGCGGCATTTTTACCTCTCCGTCCACCGCCATAAAACCGCCTCCCCGCTGTGCAACACCTTTGTCCGTTTCTTGAAACAACAACTGACCCCGCCGGAATAGATTTCCTGCAAAACCCGGTTTAAAAACCAGAATGTTGCAGGAGGTCGGATAAAAAATCGGCGGATTCCGGCCAATGCCATTTACCGCTCCGCCTGTTCCATAACGCGAGGGCGTGAAGACGTCCGTTTTATTTTTTCATCCCCTTCTGATCCGCAATGCATTCAATTTAAAGACCTTAGGGAATTCGTCACAAATAAACTATCCGTTTCAAAACGGTGGGACGTACCCCCGTCCTGCTGTTCCACATGGGTAGTGTTATTTCGCGAAACTCCCTTACAGCAATACTTCGGACAGTTTTTATAACCTACTGTTTTTATTAGATTCGGTAATCTTGATTTAAAAAAATAAAATCTTTAAATTTCAGCAGGTTAGTTTTTTCACAAATTTCTATTTTCAAAAACTGTCCGAACCATTGTTACAGAGATATGCCTTCACAAAATGCCGAGCCTCACAATTTTTCCTCCTGTAAATAATCCTGTGATATGCGCTGAATCCGATTTTCTGGCAATGTAAAATCAGAGGGTTGAATCGGCAGAAAACAGACCGTCACAGAATTATTTACAGGAGGCAATTTTTTCAGAATCCCCCGGCAGATGACCGGCCCGTAAAACAGCCTTATATTTTGCTGTAAGCCATTCGCATTGCCGTTTCGCCTGATCCCGCGTGTCAGCCGGGAGTGTCAGACCGTCCGCTCAGATAAAAATAATTTACTGTAAAACAGGCGGATTATACCGGCTGTGGCGGGAGAAATATGCTTTTGCGGAACGGCCTTAAAATTCATAATGATTTGTGCTAAGACGAGACGCTGATTTCAGCTCAGCAGGTTCCGTTGAACGCCAAAACAAAACCCATCCGCCGAAGGAAACAACGATGAAGCAAGAAGCCGTTTCAGAATATTTTATTGTGGACCGTAAACTGCGCGCCACTGATGATATGAAGATTTTTGACCGAATCGGAGGTGACGCGCTGTATGAAGTCGTCAAGGTGGTTGACGGCATCCCTCTCTTTTTTGAGGCTCATATGGCGCGATTGCGCCAGTCCGGTAAAAAGTCGGCTATTGAGATTCAGAAAAAGGATGCGGAAATTTCAGAAGAGATCGCCGCGCTTGTGCAGAAAAACCGGTGCGATCACATCAACGTCAAGCTGGTTCGGACCGAACTCGACGGGAAGGAGATTTTTCTGACCTATTTTATCCGGTCCGAATATCCCGGCCGCAATGTCTACGCACGGGGCATTCATACGATTCTGTTTCGGGGGGAACGGGAAAATCCCAACATCAAGACCGTCAGCGCCTCTTTCCGGGAACGGGTTCAGGCGGCCAGGGAGAAAACCGGGGCCTATGAGGCGCTTCTGACGGACCGGAACGGTTATATCTCCGAGGGAAGCCGCTCCAATATTTTTTTTGTGAAAGGGGGGGCCATCCACACGCCGCCGGCAGGGACGGTCCTGATGGGCGTCACCCGGCATTATGTCATGGCGATTTGCCGGGAACTCGGCATCACGGTCAATGAGCGCACCCTTCACCGGGATGAACTCACCGATATCGAGGGCGCATTTATCACCGGCACAACGGTGGATGTGCTGCCCATCGCGTCTATTGACCACAGAAAAATCCGGTCGGTCTCCGATCTCCGGATTCAGAAAATCATCAAGGGATATGAAAAAGAGATCCGATTTTACACCGAGATGCGGAAAAAATCACAGGCCCTTCATCTGGGACAGAGGTGAGGGGATGGCCGTCTTTTTGGGAGTGTCCCACCTTTTGCACAAAGCTGGCTGCTGACGCCGAAGCCGTGGGGTGGGCACGTCTTTCTGTGCCCTGATCCGCGTTCATTGGCGTTTATCAGCGGTTCCCTTGTTTTTAACCGCGAATGAACACGGATACACGCCAATCAGAAGTGCCCTTGTTCTGCCCGGAGTCAGCAGATGATTTTGTGCAAAAAGTGGGACACACCCGTCTTTTTCAACAGCGGCGGAGATTGCCGCCTGCCCGGGGTACGGTCGTGCCGGTTCGGTGGTTCTAAAAGACCGTATGCAATATTGCATACTGAGAAACTGATTTTTTTTAATTTATAAAATAAGCATCTTATACACATCAGGCCGTTGCTGCGGCTTCAGGTGTTTGAAAAATGCCCGGTCAGTGGCCCCTGTCGCCTTTGTTCGGCATACTTTTTCAGCTTCCGGGCAATGGTGGACTGGTTGACCCCCAGGGCGTCGGCCGCTTTGGTCTGTGACCTGTATTTTTCCATGGCCCGGTTCAGCACCTTTTTTTCCACCGCCTCCAGAATTTTTGCCAGCGGCAGTTCCGCCTGCCAGACCTCCCGGGGCAGGGCATCTGCCTCACTTCTCAGCGCCAGTGTGCCAGGCAGATGCTCGACATCAACCCGCTCCTCTTCGGTCATCACCACCAGGCGTTCACACAGATTCATCAGTTCCCGTACGTTGCCCGGCCAGGAATAGGCCAGCAGGGCATGGGTGGCGTCATGGGTAAAGAGAATCCGTTTTTTGAACCCCAGCTTCCTGCCGAAGTGATCGACATAATGGTAGATCAGGGGGAGAATGCAGTCCGTCCGGTCCCTGAGCGGGGGAATGCGGAGGGGAATGACATGGAGCCGGTAGTAGAGGTCCATGCGGAAATCGCCCTGATTCACCATCTCTTTCAGCCGCCGGTTGGTGGCGGCCAGCACCCGCACGTCCACTTTGCGGCGAAGGGTTCCGCCGACGCGGATTACATGGCCGTCCTCCAGGAAACGGAGCAGCTTCACCTGGGAGGAGAGGGGCAGCTCTCCGATTTCATCCAGAAAAAGCGTTCCCCCGTCGGCCAGTTCGAAATATCCGGGCTTTCCCCGAATATCCGCTCCGGTAAAGGCCCCTTTTTCATAGCCGAACAGCTCGGCCTCCACCAGGGTCTCCGGAATGGCCCCGCAGTTGAGTTCGATCATGGGAAGCTGGGAACGGCTGGAATATTTATGAATCAGTTTGGCGATCATCCCCTTGCCGGAGCCTGATTCCCCGGAGAGCAGGACGGTGGACTCCACCGCGCTCACCTTCAGTGCCTGTTTGAGGACGTTGATAAAGCACGGGCTTTTGGCAATAATCCGACTGCTTTCCAGTTCCTCAAGCTGACGCTCCAGCATGTGATGATGCATCTGTTCCTTTATGGCGGCCTGCTCTTCCAGCTCCCGGTGCAGCCGGTCAATTTCCGTGATATCCCGCTCGTTGACCACCACGCGGATCAGGTTGCCGCTTTCATCAAATACCGGATTCCCGGTCAGTATCAGCTTTTGGCCATTCCGGAGGTGCTGGAGCAGGTTCACCACGGATTTTTTTTCAATCACCTCCAGGGTGACAGACTGGTCCACCAGTCCCTCCGCGACCAGATCCCCCATGTTCCGGCCCACCACGTCGCTGGCCCGGACCCCGTTGATCCGTTCGGAGGCCGGGTTGATGTGGACAACAGTGGCGTTGGCGTCACAGATCCAGAGGCCGTCGGACGAGGTGTCGATAATGGTATCCAGCTCCCGGTTCAGCTCCTGGTAGGAGAGCATTTTCCGGGTGATCTTTTTCATCTCCGTCCGATCCTCAACCATACAGAGAACCCCGACCACCCCGTTTTTCCAGATGACCGGACTCAGTTTCACCGGAAAGACCTTTCCTTCTTTACGGATGAGCAGATCGAACCGGCAGTTGCGGTCTTTCAGCGTATGCCGGACCTCGGTCCAGAGATCCGGGAACCGCTCCTTCACCTGCGTACCGGTGCCGAGTTTCAGGCTATCCTGTGCGGCCCGGTTGGAAAAGACAACCACGCTTTTTTCATCAATAAACAGAATACCGCTCGGGGTGGCGTCCAGAAGAATCCGAATCAGAGTACGCCAGTCCGGCATCCCCCGTTTTTCCAGAAACGCGCTTAAAAAAGGCTGTTCAATCGTTAAGGTCATATGTATCCTCCCGGTTCGGGTTGCGCCATTTTTTCTTTTTGTATCCCACGAATGCCATTCATGCACAAGTGCATATTTTATGCAAAACAACATAAAAAAATGAACTATCGCTCAATCCCAATCTCTCCCGCAGATCATGATATTTTCCGGCTCCTGAAAATTTTATAAAAATATAGCTTTATAATACAATTGGTTAAGGTTTAACCTCGATTTACTCTCTTGATTTTTTACAAAAGAGGCATGTTAATTGCTTAAGCCCATGCTATTCTTTTTCAGAAACTTTTGTTTTTTTGTCATCATCCCATATTCGTTTTAATCTTAAGGAGTAAGAGACATGCCAACAAACGAAGAACTCATGCAGATGCGCAACAAACATGTTCCCCAGGGTCCGTTTAATATCACGCCCGCCTTCATCAAAGAAGCCAAAGGCGCTGTGATGACCGACGTTGAGGGGCGTGAATATATCGACTTTGCCGGCGGCATCGGCGTGATGAATGTCGGCCACTGCCATCCCCGGGTGGTCGAAGCCATAAAGGATCAGGCAGAGAAATACATCCACACCTGTTTTCATGTGGCCCAGTATGATCCCTATATCGATCTGGCAGCCCGTCTCAACACGCTGGCCCCCGGCGATTTCTCCAAGATGACCATGTTTGCCAACAGCGGTGCGGAGGCCGTTGAAAACGCCGTTAAAGTCGCACGGTATGCCACAAAACGCCCGGCGATCATCGCCTATCAGAACGGTTTCCACGGCAGAACCCTGCTGACCATGTCTCTGACCAGCAAGGTCAAGCCGTACAAACTCGGATTCGGGCCGTTTGCACCGGAAATTTACCGCATGGTCTATCCCTATTGTTACCGCTGTCCCTTTGGGCTGAAATACCCGGATTGCGGCGTTTCATGCGCGGATTACCTGGAAGAGTTCTTCATCGACTACGTGGCCGCAGAGTCCACCGCCGCCATTATTGCCGAGCCGATCCAGGGAGAAGGCGGTTTTATCACCCCGCCCCCCGAATACTTCCCCAAACTTCAGAAAATCTGCCAGAAATACGGCATTGCCCTGATTATCGACGAGGTTCAGGCCGGGGCCGGACGGACCGGTAAATTCTTTGCCATTGAACACTGGGGCGTTGAACCGGATATTATCACGGCGGCCAAGAGTCTGGCCGGCGGAATGCCCCTGAGTGCGATCATCGGGCGGGAAGATCTGATGAACATCCCCCACGCCGGCGGTCTGGGCGGCACCTACAGCGGCAACCCGCTTTCCTGCCGCGCTGCGCTGGCGGTTCTGGATGCCCTGTATGAGGACGGCCTGCTGAACCGTTCTGTCGAGCTGGGTGAGATTCTGTGGAAACGCTTTGCCGAGCTTCAGGAAAAATATGAGATCATCGGTGATGTGCGCGGCAAAGGCCCCATGCTGGGCCTGGAGCTGGTCAGAGACCGCGAGACCAAGGAACCTGCCACCGAAGAGGCGAAAAAACTGGTCAGGCTCTGTTATGACAAGGGGCTGATCATTCTCTCCTGCGGCAATTTCGGCAATGTTATCCGTACCCTGATGCCCTTTGTCATCACGGACGAGCAATTGGAACGGGGCATGACCATTCTGGAAGAGTCCCTTGATGAACTGAAAAAATAGGCAGCACGCAACGCATATCTGTTCCGGGCGGGCTTTCGGGTCCGCCCGACACCTTTTTCAGCGTTCCGTAATGAGGAGACAAGGTAAAATATGAAGGGTTTTTTTCAACGATTACTGACCATTGACCTGAGCAGCCAAACCAGTCACACAGAGGCTTTGGACGAAGGCCTTTTGCGCCAGTACCTGGGCGGCAAAGGGCTGGCGACGCACCTGCTCCTGGAGCGGAATCCGGCCGGTGTCGATCCGCTTGCACCGGAGAGC
This window encodes:
- a CDS encoding sigma-54-dependent transcriptional regulator; translated protein: MFPTILIIDDEPMILQSLSGLLSDEGFEVLTATNGYEGLKLIETESPDLVLLDIWMPGIDGIETLKEIKKSNPFIQVIIITGHGNVETAVRATKLGAFDMIEKPLSIDKVIVDISNALNFRRLEEENRYLRKKTIEKHAIDGHSPAISELKQQIAVVAPTGSWVLITGENGAGKELVARNIHQFSPRAEQPLIDINCAAIPDERLESELFGHEKGAVPWSENRKRGRFEMADRGTLLLDEICDMSLSTQAKLLRVLQEQKFQRVGGGRTIRINVRVIAATNRDIEAEIEKGNFREDLYYRLNEIPITVPALRNRREDIPVLAKVFLAKRAGQYGGPAKQFTAEALEMLGAYSWPGNVRELKNLINRLVLMIDRDSIGVDDIPAPCNPGAGGGEPEPIVEKLLSAADLNGARAAFEAEFIRRRLAEHGNDPEKAARVMGMSPEDLLRKLGASGGDSAHHRR
- the rsmD gene encoding 16S rRNA (guanine(966)-N(2))-methyltransferase RsmD, producing MTVRIIGGKFRGRKLHPIRGMTIRPTSDRLRETLFNILSDRVRDAVVLDIFAGTGALGLEALSRGAGSAVFIDKYGGALTAIARNIGACSAEAQTRVIRWDVSKNLGCIRSHQPPFDLVFMDPPYDRNLIMPALTRLGGAGALAPAALIVVEHTPAEPVPEDLPGFSLADQRKYGKTLVSFLKYDMNAVSKTEG
- the coaD gene encoding pantetheine-phosphate adenylyltransferase translates to MTKVAIYPGSFDPVTNGHLDIIERGLTLFDKVIVTILRNPEKKALFTVEERMEMLEESLRDVPNVEIDSFQGLLVDYAFQRDAAAILRGMRAVSDFEYEFQMALMNRKLDRDVQTVFLMTGLRWIFTSSSIIKQAAQFGGDIEDMVPPMVCRNLKKKYGLIPASS
- a CDS encoding selenium metabolism-associated LysR family transcriptional regulator, which produces MDLWQLHIFCKVVEFKSFSGAGKTVHLSQPTVSSHIKDLENHFGCRLIDRMAREAIPTRAGELLYGYARKLIALRDETEIAMAEFHGKIKGCLTIGGSTIPGTYILPRLVGAFIGKYPDVTLSLTIGDTERITGDILSGQLELGIVGAKTRDKKILQEALIADEMFLVVPADHPWAKRKSVTPDMLLKEPFIIREAGSGTLKSIQENLEKSGCDIDDLNVIAEMGSTGAVIQGIRNRVGISILSGIAVAEEAAAGTLTALSVEGLSLKRHFYLSVHRHKTASPLCNTFVRFLKQQLTPPE
- a CDS encoding aminotransferase class IV; protein product: MKQEAVSEYFIVDRKLRATDDMKIFDRIGGDALYEVVKVVDGIPLFFEAHMARLRQSGKKSAIEIQKKDAEISEEIAALVQKNRCDHINVKLVRTELDGKEIFLTYFIRSEYPGRNVYARGIHTILFRGERENPNIKTVSASFRERVQAAREKTGAYEALLTDRNGYISEGSRSNIFFVKGGAIHTPPAGTVLMGVTRHYVMAICRELGITVNERTLHRDELTDIEGAFITGTTVDVLPIASIDHRKIRSVSDLRIQKIIKGYEKEIRFYTEMRKKSQALHLGQR
- a CDS encoding sigma 54-interacting transcriptional regulator, with the protein product MTLTIEQPFLSAFLEKRGMPDWRTLIRILLDATPSGILFIDEKSVVVFSNRAAQDSLKLGTGTQVKERFPDLWTEVRHTLKDRNCRFDLLIRKEGKVFPVKLSPVIWKNGVVGVLCMVEDRTEMKKITRKMLSYQELNRELDTIIDTSSDGLWICDANATVVHINPASERINGVRASDVVGRNMGDLVAEGLVDQSVTLEVIEKKSVVNLLQHLRNGQKLILTGNPVFDESGNLIRVVVNERDITEIDRLHRELEEQAAIKEQMHHHMLERQLEELESSRIIAKSPCFINVLKQALKVSAVESTVLLSGESGSGKGMIAKLIHKYSSRSQLPMIELNCGAIPETLVEAELFGYEKGAFTGADIRGKPGYFELADGGTLFLDEIGELPLSSQVKLLRFLEDGHVIRVGGTLRRKVDVRVLAATNRRLKEMVNQGDFRMDLYYRLHVIPLRIPPLRDRTDCILPLIYHYVDHFGRKLGFKKRILFTHDATHALLAYSWPGNVRELMNLCERLVVMTEEERVDVEHLPGTLALRSEADALPREVWQAELPLAKILEAVEKKVLNRAMEKYRSQTKAADALGVNQSTIARKLKKYAEQRRQGPLTGHFSNT
- the gabT gene encoding 4-aminobutyrate--2-oxoglutarate transaminase codes for the protein MPTNEELMQMRNKHVPQGPFNITPAFIKEAKGAVMTDVEGREYIDFAGGIGVMNVGHCHPRVVEAIKDQAEKYIHTCFHVAQYDPYIDLAARLNTLAPGDFSKMTMFANSGAEAVENAVKVARYATKRPAIIAYQNGFHGRTLLTMSLTSKVKPYKLGFGPFAPEIYRMVYPYCYRCPFGLKYPDCGVSCADYLEEFFIDYVAAESTAAIIAEPIQGEGGFITPPPEYFPKLQKICQKYGIALIIDEVQAGAGRTGKFFAIEHWGVEPDIITAAKSLAGGMPLSAIIGREDLMNIPHAGGLGGTYSGNPLSCRAALAVLDALYEDGLLNRSVELGEILWKRFAELQEKYEIIGDVRGKGPMLGLELVRDRETKEPATEEAKKLVRLCYDKGLIILSCGNFGNVIRTLMPFVITDEQLERGMTILEESLDELKK